In Cyclobacteriaceae bacterium, the DNA window TCTGATTTTGTAAAGACGAGCGAAAAGGGTAGGTTCTGACTTGCCATCCATTCAATGAATTCTAGATCAATTTTTTGGGGCTCATGACGTGGATCCAGGAGCACAAAAGTTGTTGTAAGAGTTTCTCTTTTTTTGAGATAGGTTTCAATCATCGGTCCCCATGACTGCAGTTTGCTTCGTGCCGTATGAGCATATCCATATCCAGGTAAATCCACCAGATACCATTTTTCGTTGATCAGAAAATGATTGATTGTCTGTGTCTTGCCGGGAGTGGAGGACGTATTGGCCAGTGTTTTCCTGTTCACCAGCATATTAATAAGAGACGACTTTCCCACATTGGATCGGCCAATGAATGCAAATTCATGCTTGTTTGACACCGGACTACGCCCAGGGTCCGTATTGCTCATGATAAATTCGGCCGATTTTATAATCATTTTGGCAAAAGTACCAATAAGAACCAGCACCTCAACAATTTCTTGATGACTTGATGTGGAAATCAGAATATCCAGCATAGGCACTTCTGCATATTAACACATTAACACCTTGAAGGAATTCACTAACTTTCGCACGTGGTAGTACCTTACAAAGAAGATTCCTCAGCCAAGAAGCAACAAGTCGCCAGGATGTTTGATAGCATCAGTGGCCGCTATGATTTCCTCAACCATTTTTTGAGCCTTGGTATTGATATTGTCTGGAGAAAAAAAGCTGTTGCCTTATTGAAAGAGCTTCAGCCTAAAACGATCCTTGATGTGGCAACCGGTACCGGTGATTTTGCCATCGAAGCACTTAATCTCAACCCTGATAAGATTGTCGGTGTTGACATTTCTGAAGGCATGCTGGAAGTCGGCAGACAAAAGATGCGTGCTAAAAAGGTTGATCATATTATTGATCTCCGCTTGGGTGACTCTGAAAATCTTCCGTTTGAGGATAATTTTTTTGATGCTTTGATCGTTGCCTTTGGTGTGAGGAATTTTGAGAATCTGGAACGTGGGTTGGCAGAGATGCTAAGGGTAGTAAAGCCCGGAGGAAGAATTGTTATTCTTGAATTCTCCAGGCCTTCAAAATTCCCGATGAAGCAGTTGTACAAAGTTTATTTTACTGCCATCTTGCCATTGGTTGGCCGATGGATATCGAAAGATCAATCGGCGTATCAATATCTTCCTGAATCAGTACAAGCTTTTCCAGATGGAAATGATTTCATAAAAATTCTTTCCACCATTGGTTACAAAAATCCGCAATGCAATTCACTCACTTTCGGAATAAGTTCGCTCTACTGGGGTACCAAATAACGGTACTGCTGTTGTTAACCACAGGTCTTTCCTATGGGCAGAATTTTGCGTGGGCGAAAAGAAATAATCCTGAGTTTGATAGAAGAAAAATCTCTTACGGTTTTATGATTGGTATTCATACCTCAGCCTATGAGGTTAAATACTCTGATCGGTTTGTAACGCAAAGTTTTGATACCGTTCATTCTGTGCAAGGTTCTTTCAGTGGAGGATTTTCATTGGGATTTCTTATTAATCTTCGTTTGAACGAAGTCCTCGATCTGCGAGTGATGCCAAAAGCAGGATTCTATAATCATAAGCTTAACTACTATTTTACAAACAACTCTTCAAGGCAGCAATTGGTAGAAACCTCTATGTATGAATTTCCAATCCTGTTAAAGTATAAATCCATGCGAAGAGGAAATGTCAGGATGTACATGGTAGGAGGTTTTACACCATCCTTTGAGGCCTCCGGAAAAAATGATGTACAGTCAACAACTTCCAATCTTGATATAAAGAGTATGAACCTTAGTCTTGATGCAGGTCTTGGCTTCGATTTTTATTTTCCTTTCTTTAAATTCTCTCAGGAAATTCGTTTTCAAAAAGGCTTGACAAATATGCTTGGATCTGACCCTAGTCCTTTTGCAGCACCCATTAAAGATCTTCACACCAATACTATTTCGGTGTATTTCATTTTTCAATAATATTGCCTCTTCTTTCACCCCGTTAATCATTTATGACTCATAAGCGAATCGTCTTTATCACCGGAGCTACTTCCGGGATCGGAGAGGCTACTGCCAGATTGCTGGCCAAAAATAATTTCAAGCTCATCCTTTGTGGCAGAAGAAAAGATCGTCTTGCGGAGATCAGCAAAGAATTGTCTTTGATTACTGAAGTTACTACTCTCTCTTTTGAGGTTCGGGATCATAATGAAGTTGCCAAGGCAATTAAATCTCTTCCTGCAGAATGGACATCCATTGATATCCTTATCAATAATGCAGGCAATGCACACGGCCTTGATCCGATTCAATCTGGTAATGTTGAAGACTGGGATGCAATGATTGACATTAACGTAAAAGGCTTACTGTATGTATCACGTGAAGTGTTGCCAGGAATGGTCGAACGTAGATCTGGTCACGTAGTTAATCTGGGATCTATTGCTGGGAGAGAAGTGTACGCAAACGGAAACGTTTATTGTGCCAGTAAGTTTGCTGTTGAAGCTTTGACCCGTAGCATGCGAATTGATCTGAATGCTGCCGGAATTAAAGTAACTGCGATCCAGCCTGGAATGGTAGAGACGGAATTTTCATTAGTCAGATTTAAAGGAGATGCTGAGCGTGCTGCCGCAGCTTACAAAGGCCTTATTCCCTTGAAGGGTGAGGACATAGCTGACCTTATTTTGTTTGCTTTAACCCGACCGCCTCATGTAGTGGTGGCTGATCTGGTAGTTTTTCCAGTTGCACAAGCCAGCGCAACCGTTGTAAAACGTGAACAATAATTTTATACCTTAGTACACTTAATTTTTAACCGCCTGTTATAAGCCACATGCGGTTCTTATGTTCTCAGCAATGAAGAAAACAATCCGTAGCTTTTCGCTAATCATTAATTATAAGACACTGATCATTACTGCACTGTCTGTAATATCAACTTATGTTTGCATTCAATTTGGTCTCACTGCAAAATTTCCTGATATGCTGGTGGGTGTGGCCATTGTTTTCCCCGTTGTGTTTTCAATTGGCTCGGCCTACAGTAGAAGAGAAACGGCTTTGCAGAGATGGGCCGACTTTAAAGGTCACGCGATTGCCATCTATTATGCAACACGTGATTGGACGACAAACAAAAATAATGATCTGCCGCAGCGTACTCGCGAGACTACTCTTGAGATGATGCAAAAATTGAAGATTATTCTTAGTGGAAAGAAGAGCGAGTGGCCTGCAAGAGAAGTCGAGATCTATAAACTCTTTTCGAAACTATCAGCAATTACCATGGAGTTGCGGGATCATGGTGTTCAAAGTGGAGAGATTTCCAGAGTGAGTCAGTATGTTAGCAAGATGATCATTGCCTTTGATAATCTTAAGATAATTTTTGTCTATCGAACACCCGTAACCTTAAGGGCGTATAGCAAAGTTTTCATTTATATTTTCCCGATCATATATGGACCATATTTTGCCAGCACATTTGGTGATTATTCGCCATCGCTGGAATATGTTATGCCTGTGCTCTACAGCTTCATTTTGGTCAGTCTGGATAATATTCAGGATCACCTTGAGAATCCTTTTGATGAAGTGGGAGAGGATGATATTGACATTGATGCCGAAGGTGCTCGTAGGCTATTGGATTAGCCAAGAAAAGCATATACCGTCAACCCGCAATTCGATATCCGTACTGGTACGGATTTCTACGTAATTCCACTAATTTAAAGCAATAGGTAGCTTTTTCTCTTTATTTTTAGAGTTAAAGCTCCCTATGAAAGTTACCGTTTCTCTTGCCTTCGCACTATTTTCTCTTCTCCTCACATCTTTTGGGCAGAAAACTGAAACTGAGGTTTACACCATGGGGTTCAAGTTCTCTTCATTGGAGAAAAAAGGGGCAAACGTATATACAGCTGCCATTGATCATGGCCTTGACATAGGACTGAAACAGGACGGCACCGGAACTGTTTATGGAATGGTTCGCAAAGACGTAAAAGCTCATAATCATAAGTTAGGCACGGTGACATGGACATCGGTTTCTCAAAACCGTTCAGTGGGTACCATCAAACTAAATGAAAATGAGATCATAATGGATGGTGATTTGTTTTATGTAAATATCACGGTTCCGAAAAGAGAGCGTACTTCTTATTTCTTTCTCATCACAGAAGCTATAAATGTTGTTAAAGACAACGGGGAACCTTATTACACATTTGAGGAAATTCTCGAAAAGGACGGCTTCACTTTGCGCACAGAAAAATTTCTGTCCATGCAAAATGACATACATGCAGCTGGAGAAAAGCTAAAACAATCTGGCTATAAGGGCAAGGTTCAGGCTGGCCCGTATGAAGGCGAGGCAGTGTATGATGTTATGATAAAAACTGATACGCTGGCAGTTTGGTACTATGTCTATCATCTTAATCAGATGAACTGGGAGACGATGGGTCAGGATATCCGACTTAGTGAGGCATTCAAGGAGTATGTGGAGGAAGGGGATGTTGCTTCTCCGGGTTTATTGAAAACCTGGTTTGTCGGTGCGACAAAGCAATCCATGGAAGGAAAGTATACTCAGTACAAAAGAAAGATAACAAAAAAACTTCTTGAAGATTGGAAAGAGGATGCGACAAAATTTTCCAACGATAAGAAATTTGATGATGCCGAGGCATTGCTGGATGCATGCATTTTTCTCTCCGAAAAAATGGGAGACGAGAATCAAATTGGCCTTTATTTTTTCGCAAAAGCTGATTTGTATGAGAGGTCTGAAGCCTATGATAAAAGTCTGGCATCATATCAATTGGCATTGGATCATTTCACTAAAGCCAATAATAATTTCACGATAGGCCATGCTCATCAGGCAATAGGGATGGTACAGTATCGATTAAAAGATTATGCTAATTCCTTAAAGTCATTTGAAAAAGCGATTGGTATCCGGGGCAAGTTGGTGAAAGACAACCCTGGTAATGTTGACTACCTGAATAACATGTACACAACATTGAACGCATCCGCTGATGTAACGTATGCTGTGGAAGATTACCAGTCATCGATTGAGATCTATCGAGCTGCTTTGAAGTTTGCAAGACTGGCCAAAAATAAAAGTGATGAAGGAACGGCCCTATGGAATCATGGTTTTGTATTTGAGGAGAAACTCAAAAACCATGACTCCTCTTTGGTGTATTATCAGAAGGCAAAAGATATCTATGTTGACTTAAAGGATACAACCAGCGTTGTTACATTGATGCGATCTCTGGCAATCGTTAATGAAAATTTAAAGCGGTATCAGATAGCGAAATCCATTACCGCAGATGGTATTGCTTTGGCAAAAAAAACCAAGAATGACGCATCGCTTGTAACCATCCTTGACTATCAGGGAATCCAGTTTGTGGAGCATGAGGATTATCTCAATGCCATTAAAAGTTATAAAGAGGCGGAGGTTATCTACAAAAAGCTTGATAACCGGGTGAAGCTTGAAAATCTGAAGAAGAAACTTGCAAAATGCTATCGTGAAACGGGGCAGTATGATCTCGCTATTTCAAAATTCAAAGAGCGGCTTGAGTACATCGAAGTGGATGATCTTTCCAGAAGAGCAGACATGAATTGGGACATTGCATTGGTATATGGAAAGAAGGGAGATATCAAGAATGAGATTTTTTATTATGATAAATCTGAAAAGGACTATCGACAGATCAAGGACACCGCAAGCCTCACAATTGTTATCAATAATATGGGCTATGCTTATCGTGATGTTAAGGACTCTGTCAATTCATATAAAAATCATGAACGTGCAATTCTCTTAAATAGAGACAGAAAAGACAAGTCAGATCTTGCCTACTCATACGAGCATCTTGCCAATTCCTATAAGCAGTTCGATAGTAATGTAAAGTCTATTGAGAACTTCAGGCTGGCCCAGAAAATTTATGAACAATTAGGGAATTTTCTAAAGGCTGGTAATATGAGTGACGACCAGGGACATCGTCAGGTGGCGCGCAAGCAATATGCCCTGGCAATAGACAGATTCACGGAATCCATTAAACTGTACAATAGGGCCGGAGACAAAAGGGAAGAAGCTGAAGCTCATTGGGATCTTGCCTATCAGTCGGATACCTGGTTTGACCACTATGATTTCTCCATCGATCATTACAAAACAGCTTATGGATTGTATATGGAAGCCGGGGACTCAGTTAATGCCTGCGTCATGCTTTCCAATATTGGACAGGATCATTGGAGTAAGGTAGATTATGTGAAGGCGATAGAATATCATCAGAAGGCAATAGCACTGGCAAAAGCTTGCAGGAATAACAAGCAAGTTGCGCGATCCTGGTCGAAACTGGCAATCCTATACAAGGACTCTGGTAATCCCATTGATGGAACTATAGCGCTCGTGAATGCGGCAGATGCACTATTGGTGATAAAAGATTCCGTACAACTGGGAACAACTTATCAGGACATCGGGAATACTTATTATAAGTCGAAAGACTATCCAAAAGCAATGGATTATTTCGATCGCTCGATTACTATTCGTAAAGCCTTAAGGGATACATTAAACCTGGCTTCTGCTCTTAATGATCTTGCGATAGTCTATGCAATTAAAAATGATTACAAAAATGCCGAGCCCCTGTATTCAAAAGCCCTGGTTCTCCGAAGGAAGATCAAGGACAGGGATAATATTCCATATAATCTCTCATGTCTCGGAAATCTGGAATTAAATGTTCAACAGGATTATGTGAAGTCAGAGAAGTATTTCCTGGAAGCTGAGAAACTTGCTGAACAGACGCATGATGAAGGTATTCAGGCATTTATTTTC includes these proteins:
- a CDS encoding PorT family protein yields the protein MLTTGLSYGQNFAWAKRNNPEFDRRKISYGFMIGIHTSAYEVKYSDRFVTQSFDTVHSVQGSFSGGFSLGFLINLRLNEVLDLRVMPKAGFYNHKLNYYFTNNSSRQQLVETSMYEFPILLKYKSMRRGNVRMYMVGGFTPSFEASGKNDVQSTTSNLDIKSMNLSLDAGLGFDFYFPFFKFSQEIRFQKGLTNMLGSDPSPFAAPIKDLHTNTISVYFIFQ
- a CDS encoding YihA family ribosome biogenesis GTP-binding protein, with the protein product MIIKSAEFIMSNTDPGRSPVSNKHEFAFIGRSNVGKSSLINMLVNRKTLANTSSTPGKTQTINHFLINEKWYLVDLPGYGYAHTARSKLQSWGPMIETYLKKRETLTTTFVLLDPRHEPQKIDLEFIEWMASQNLPFSLVFTKSDKLKRSELLISIKRWEDTLKVTWAELPPMFLTSSEKHEGKDQLLGYIGSLLTGVKK
- a CDS encoding tetratricopeptide repeat protein, producing MKVTVSLAFALFSLLLTSFGQKTETEVYTMGFKFSSLEKKGANVYTAAIDHGLDIGLKQDGTGTVYGMVRKDVKAHNHKLGTVTWTSVSQNRSVGTIKLNENEIIMDGDLFYVNITVPKRERTSYFFLITEAINVVKDNGEPYYTFEEILEKDGFTLRTEKFLSMQNDIHAAGEKLKQSGYKGKVQAGPYEGEAVYDVMIKTDTLAVWYYVYHLNQMNWETMGQDIRLSEAFKEYVEEGDVASPGLLKTWFVGATKQSMEGKYTQYKRKITKKLLEDWKEDATKFSNDKKFDDAEALLDACIFLSEKMGDENQIGLYFFAKADLYERSEAYDKSLASYQLALDHFTKANNNFTIGHAHQAIGMVQYRLKDYANSLKSFEKAIGIRGKLVKDNPGNVDYLNNMYTTLNASADVTYAVEDYQSSIEIYRAALKFARLAKNKSDEGTALWNHGFVFEEKLKNHDSSLVYYQKAKDIYVDLKDTTSVVTLMRSLAIVNENLKRYQIAKSITADGIALAKKTKNDASLVTILDYQGIQFVEHEDYLNAIKSYKEAEVIYKKLDNRVKLENLKKKLAKCYRETGQYDLAISKFKERLEYIEVDDLSRRADMNWDIALVYGKKGDIKNEIFYYDKSEKDYRQIKDTASLTIVINNMGYAYRDVKDSVNSYKNHERAILLNRDRKDKSDLAYSYEHLANSYKQFDSNVKSIENFRLAQKIYEQLGNFLKAGNMSDDQGHRQVARKQYALAIDRFTESIKLYNRAGDKREEAEAHWDLAYQSDTWFDHYDFSIDHYKTAYGLYMEAGDSVNACVMLSNIGQDHWSKVDYVKAIEYHQKAIALAKACRNNKQVARSWSKLAILYKDSGNPIDGTIALVNAADALLVIKDSVQLGTTYQDIGNTYYKSKDYPKAMDYFDRSITIRKALRDTLNLASALNDLAIVYAIKNDYKNAEPLYSKALVLRRKIKDRDNIPYNLSCLGNLELNVQQDYVKSEKYFLEAEKLAEQTHDEGIQAFIFSQMKWLYRSQGKAALAEKSLQKALDLYKKNKNGKEYANTLVSQSFDVGYVTGDQIKAMKLLDDAQVIADTIKDVMLQASIFGQRGTILRELGEFQKALDYATKSLELYQQIDNDWGIAGVYVDRGNIYKQLNEYDQAIKNQLIADSIYKSIHAEYARLAPIANLGENYSAQGNYVKAMEYYQQTLAISKKANDLNENLAIIQVLIGETHYYLGNPTEAEKWIKLSLATCDQVGAFRAKSDNLGVMGRLKIDEKKFTEARPYLVEGMRLSKEKSLKIGYISNLVLLGKLEVEEKKYAAAKPLLEEAIATSRTMGKNSTLWESLYLLGVMNRETGDLQMGRDNLKESVLIIEKIRNKVSGGEEAQKLFSSDKNILKVYEVLVDVLLQLGETDAAMEYLQKNNEDNLKAKYRGLDIKFQNENKNKVVGQERTMKAKLDGIEQQIVNEKALPVDKQNVAKLKNLEGIQTIAEGDYLKFVNQQVNVQPELSKFFSNSVQPSEFRKRKKQIPKDMALLSYLPGEKQLYIFMATSDTVIAKVVNITREQLARDVSGVMSIVRTQQGTFGKLDLSKEEVERKELVSDQKQTDKSMKPFEELYHYLISPVSAEIANKKKLCIIPNGALSYIPFQLLGKTLQNGKFSLMANQFSIFYANSTDMLLRTLEGGEKDYNILAFGNPDKSLPSTEKEVSDIKKLFPNASIFTGDDATEDKAKFAEEKFNVMHFATHGNLDYEDFSKSYLTMAVNPSKNEDGKLTLEELWGMEVMNHLSIVVLSACQTAVTKGSNESSPVSPASGFLQNGVKSVVATLWKVDDEATSILIGDFYKNIKTMDAVDALRLAQVNLSKNPKFALPYYWAGAILLGDWR
- the ubiE gene encoding bifunctional demethylmenaquinone methyltransferase/2-methoxy-6-polyprenyl-1,4-benzoquinol methylase UbiE; the encoded protein is MFDSISGRYDFLNHFLSLGIDIVWRKKAVALLKELQPKTILDVATGTGDFAIEALNLNPDKIVGVDISEGMLEVGRQKMRAKKVDHIIDLRLGDSENLPFEDNFFDALIVAFGVRNFENLERGLAEMLRVVKPGGRIVILEFSRPSKFPMKQLYKVYFTAILPLVGRWISKDQSAYQYLPESVQAFPDGNDFIKILSTIGYKNPQCNSLTFGISSLYWGTK
- a CDS encoding SDR family NAD(P)-dependent oxidoreductase; translation: MTHKRIVFITGATSGIGEATARLLAKNNFKLILCGRRKDRLAEISKELSLITEVTTLSFEVRDHNEVAKAIKSLPAEWTSIDILINNAGNAHGLDPIQSGNVEDWDAMIDINVKGLLYVSREVLPGMVERRSGHVVNLGSIAGREVYANGNVYCASKFAVEALTRSMRIDLNAAGIKVTAIQPGMVETEFSLVRFKGDAERAAAAYKGLIPLKGEDIADLILFALTRPPHVVVADLVVFPVAQASATVVKREQ